A genome region from Flavobacterium sp. includes the following:
- a CDS encoding DUF4268 domain-containing protein, translated as MYSREESQRIKREFWVAFAEKYPRKWVLYDTKIKDFSFKFYVDNKKAQVLIDIEHRSDEKRFAYFEKLEALKNILEEEFIKDLVFEKNYTLESGKNISRIWVEKLGVGFSNRNNWDAIFDFFNENMHALEMFYLEYDEFIKEIDSF; from the coding sequence ATGTACAGCAGAGAAGAATCACAAAGAATAAAAAGGGAATTTTGGGTAGCTTTTGCAGAAAAATATCCACGTAAATGGGTTCTTTATGACACTAAAATCAAAGATTTCTCTTTTAAATTTTATGTTGACAATAAAAAAGCACAGGTTTTAATTGATATTGAACACCGAAGCGACGAAAAACGTTTTGCCTATTTTGAAAAATTAGAAGCCTTAAAAAATATTCTTGAAGAAGAGTTCATCAAAGATTTGGTTTTCGAAAAAAACTACACTTTAGAAAGCGGTAAAAATATCAGCCGAATTTGGGTCGAGAAACTCGGAGTTGGTTTTAGCAATCGCAATAATTGGGATGCTATTTTTGATTTCTTCAACGAAAATATGCATGCACTTGAAATGTTTTATCTGGAATATGATGAGTTTATTAAGGAAATTGATTCTTTTTAA
- a CDS encoding CoA pyrophosphatase, producing MDFQDFLQYVPNLIPVELPAELSHVKMAPKERIQALKNLDVESKNPRIAAVMMLFYPKKGKTHLTLIVRNAYNGVHSSQIAFPGGKYESTDLDYKETALRETNEEIGVLPEKIEIVKHFTPMYIPPSNFLVHPYLGIAKEELSFFPDVREVADIIELPLSVFLDDEIIIEATLSTSYGNNILVPAFNIQNHVVWGATAMILSELRDVLRFTFSEKS from the coding sequence ATGGATTTTCAAGATTTTTTGCAATATGTTCCTAATTTAATTCCAGTAGAACTTCCGGCAGAGCTGTCACATGTAAAAATGGCTCCAAAAGAACGTATTCAGGCTTTGAAAAATTTAGATGTTGAATCAAAAAATCCCAGAATTGCAGCTGTAATGATGTTGTTTTATCCCAAAAAAGGAAAAACACATTTAACCTTGATTGTTCGAAATGCTTACAATGGAGTTCATTCTTCCCAAATAGCTTTTCCCGGAGGTAAATATGAAAGCACTGATTTAGATTATAAAGAAACCGCTTTACGAGAAACTAATGAAGAAATAGGAGTGCTTCCTGAAAAAATTGAGATTGTAAAACATTTTACACCAATGTATATTCCGCCAAGTAACTTTTTAGTTCATCCGTATTTAGGAATTGCTAAAGAAGAACTTTCATTTTTTCCGGACGTTCGCGAGGTTGCAGATATTATTGAATTGCCTTTATCTGTGTTTTTAGACGACGAAATTATTATCGAAGCCACATTGTCAACTTCTTACGGAAATAACATATTGGTTCCGGCATTTAATATTCAAAATCATGTTGTTTGGGGAGCAACGGCGATGATTTTAAGTGAACTAAGAGATGTCTTAAGATTTACTTTTTCAGAAAAATCGTAA
- a CDS encoding lysophospholipid acyltransferase family protein: MGLFKRNPFGHILFIKKWLIRILGAMTHRRYRGFNELQIEGSEIIKTLPDTNVLFISNHQTYFADVVAMFHVFNASLSGRQDTIKNIGYLWQPKMNIYYVAAKETMQAGLLPRILAYVGAITVERTWRSKGVDVTEKREVNPNDTENIRIALEDGWVITFPQGTTKSFKPVRKGTAHIIKQHKPLVIPIVIDGFRRSFDKKGLRMKKKNILQSFIIKEPLEIDYENDTIEQIVEKVEYAIEQHPSFLKVIPAEEIKAQEELNKMRQWDY; encoded by the coding sequence ATGGGATTGTTTAAACGAAATCCTTTTGGGCATATATTATTCATCAAGAAATGGTTAATCCGTATTTTGGGAGCCATGACCCATAGAAGATATCGAGGTTTTAATGAATTACAGATAGAAGGATCTGAAATTATTAAAACACTTCCTGATACAAATGTTTTGTTTATCTCCAATCACCAAACCTATTTTGCTGATGTTGTGGCAATGTTTCATGTCTTTAACGCAAGTTTAAGCGGACGTCAAGATACTATTAAGAACATTGGGTATTTGTGGCAGCCTAAAATGAATATTTATTATGTAGCGGCAAAAGAAACAATGCAGGCTGGATTACTGCCAAGAATTTTGGCTTATGTTGGAGCAATTACAGTTGAAAGAACCTGGAGATCAAAAGGGGTCGATGTAACTGAAAAACGTGAAGTTAATCCAAACGACACGGAAAATATTAGAATAGCTCTTGAAGATGGCTGGGTAATTACTTTTCCGCAGGGAACAACAAAATCTTTTAAACCAGTTCGTAAAGGAACAGCACATATCATTAAACAGCACAAACCTCTTGTAATTCCTATTGTAATAGATGGTTTCCGTCGTTCTTTTGATAAAAAAGGACTTCGTATGAAAAAGAAAAATATACTTCAGTCTTTCATAATTAAAGAACCTCTTGAAATTGATTACGAAAACGACACAATCGAACAGATTGTAGAAAAAGTAGAATATGCAATCGAGCAGCATCCATCTTTCTTAAAAGTTATTCCAGCTGAAGAAATCAAAGCACAGGAAGAACTTAATAAAATGAGACAATGGGATTATTAA
- a CDS encoding sigma-70 family RNA polymerase sigma factor → MSENLEQSFVAQLQANQNIIHKICRLYTDGEDAHKDLFQEITIQLWKAYPKFRGDSKFSTWTYRVALNTAITLYRKTKRTISTVDYESHQHFVRDVDYNYEEEEQIKLMYKAVYQLNDIEKALVFMYLEDKDYQEIAETLGISEVNARVKMNRIKGKLKKILNP, encoded by the coding sequence ATGAGCGAAAATCTAGAACAGTCATTTGTTGCGCAATTGCAGGCAAATCAGAATATAATCCACAAGATTTGTAGGTTATATACTGATGGCGAAGATGCTCATAAAGATTTGTTTCAGGAAATCACCATTCAGCTCTGGAAAGCTTATCCAAAATTTAGAGGCGACAGTAAATTCTCGACCTGGACTTACCGCGTTGCTCTAAATACTGCAATTACATTATACCGAAAAACCAAAAGAACAATATCTACCGTAGATTATGAAAGTCATCAGCATTTTGTGAGAGATGTTGATTACAATTATGAAGAGGAAGAACAGATAAAATTGATGTACAAAGCAGTTTATCAGCTTAATGACATCGAAAAAGCATTAGTTTTTATGTATTTAGAAGACAAAGATTATCAAGAAATAGCCGAAACCTTAGGAATCAGCGAAGTGAATGCGCGCGTGAAAATGAACAGAATTAAGGGGAAACTTAAAAAAATACTAAATCCTTAA